One region of Syngnathus scovelli strain Florida chromosome 15, RoL_Ssco_1.2, whole genome shotgun sequence genomic DNA includes:
- the si:ch211-215c18.3 gene encoding uncharacterized protein si:ch211-215c18.3 translates to MAPYLLTTTCLLFTRIIITHQQTHMSSLYTFLFPPRGPQMFPCLTYLERNIRVDCEFPDANEIPGPYCEYRQDSRLVGSTYPNAVIYVSIEDRRRSNVSLFAPNLCRLTWAPMADEKPYTYTCRVYQGTGWKENSMAVHHRFLPICSAISVMFESAPWLLSIVMSLPVAMGLLNP, encoded by the exons ATGGCGCCTTACCTGCTCACCACAACATGCCTTCTCTTCACCAGGATCATAATAACACATCAGCAAACTCACA TGAGTTCCTTGTACACGTTTCTTTTCCCTCCGCGTGGGCCGCAGATGTTTCCATGCCTGACTTATTTGGAGAGGAACATCAGGGTGGACTGTGAGTTTCCCGACGCCAACGAGATCCCGGGCCCCTACTGCGAGTATCGTCAGGATAGCAGGCTGGTGGGCAGCACCTACCCCAACGCCGTTATCTACGTGTCCATTGAGGACCGCAGGAGAAGCAACGTCAGCCTGTTTGCCCCAAACCTCTGCCGCCTCACCTGGGCGCCAATGGCCGACGAGAAACCTTACACATACACGTGCAGGGTTTACCAAGGCACCGGTTGGAAGGAGAACAGCATGGCTGTGCATCACC GGTTTCTACCAATCTGCTCAGCAATCAGCGTGATGTTTGAATCTGCGCCGTGGCTTTTGTCAATAGTGATGTCACTTCCTGTGGCAATGGGGCTTTTGAATCCTTGA